One genomic segment of Komagataella phaffii GS115 chromosome 4, complete sequence includes these proteins:
- a CDS encoding Mitochondrial aldehyde dehydrogenase gives MAVQLSSTAIAYPTGHTKETDKPYPTFSFINNAFVESKSTEWFDVHDPTTNFVVSKVPQSTEEELEEAIESSHIAFQSWKKVSIIKRQQFAFKLVELLRENFDRIASVIVLEQGKVFADAQGDVLRGLQVAEQACSITSDLKGSFLEVSADMETSMAREPLGVIASICPFNFPAMIPLWTLPLAIVTGNTTVIKPSERAPGAALIIAELVEKAGIPPGVVNIVHGKVPTVNKLIRDPRVKAVTFVGSNKAGEYIYQEATKHGKRCQANLGAKNHLVVLPDANRSQFVNAINGAAFGAAGQRCMAISVLICVGETKNWVQDVVDYAKGLKIGSGFDPSSDLGPLVTPNAKERAEKIIEKSIKQGAKILLDGRGKHPEQYSKGNFLAPTILANVKPDMDCYVEEIFAPVLSVINVQTLDEAIEIINKCPYGNGTSVFTTSGPAQQKFTKNVDVGQIGVNVPIPVPLPMFSFTGSRGSFLGDLNFYGQAGLNFLTKPKTITRLWKTSDYEDSAKTTSMPTHT, from the coding sequence ATGGCTGTCCAATTATCTTCTACTGCAATTGCATACCCCACCGGCCATACCAAAGAGACCGACAAACCGTATCCAACCTTTTCCTTCATCAACAACGCTTTCGTCGAATCTAAATCTACAGAATGGTTTGATGTACATGACCCAACGACCAATTTTGTGGTTTCAAAAGTTCCTCAATCAACCGAAGAGGAGCTGGAAGAAGCAATTGAGTCGTCCCACATTGCatttcaatcttggaaaaaagTCTCCATCATCAAGAGACAGCAATTTGCTTTCAAGTTGGTTGAATTGCTGAGAGAGAATTTTGACAGAATTGCCTCCGTCATAGTATTGGAGCAAGGTAAAGTCTTTGCTGATGCACAAGGTGACGTTTTGAGAGGACTACAGGTGGCAGAGCAAGCGTGCTCTATCACGTCAGACTTGAAGGGGTCCTTCTTGGAAGTTAGTGCTGATATGGAGACTTCAATGGCAAGAGAGCCATTGGGAGTGATTGCATCAATATGCCCTTTTAATTTCCCTGCTATGATTCCTTTATGGACCCTACCCCTGGCTATAGTGACAGGCAATACAACGGTCATCAAGCCATCAGAACGGGCGCCTGGGGCTGCATTGATTATTGCTGAGCTAGTAGAGAAAGCTGGAATCCCTCCTGGAGTAGTCAACATTGTCCACGGAAAAGTCCCAACGGTGAACAAGCTTATAAGAGATCCCAGAGTGAAAGCTGTGACTTTTGTTGGGAGTAACAAAGCCGGTGAGTATATCTATCAAGAAGCTACTAAGCATGGAAAGAGGTGCCAGGCTAATTTAGGAGCCAAGAATCATTTAGTGGTTCTCCCAGATGCGAATAGATCACAATTCGTTAATGCTATAAACGGAGCTGCCTTCGGAGCGGCTGGACAAAGATGTATGGCAATTTCTGTCCTCATCTGTGTTGGAGAGACGAAAAACTGGGTTCAGGACGTAGTAGATTATGCCAAAGGGTTGAAGATTGGAAGTGGATTTGACCCCAGTTCTGATCTAGGTCCATTGGTAACCCCAAATGCTAAAGAGAGAGCAGAGaagatcattgaaaagtCAATTAAGCAAGGAGCAAAAATTCTACTGGatggaagaggaaaacaTCCTGAGCAGTATTCTAAAGGAAATTTTTTGGCACCTACAATTCTAGCAAATGTCAAGCCCGATATGGATTGTTACGTAGAGGAGATATTTGCTCCGGTTTTGTCAGTCATCAACGTACAAACCTTGGATGAGGCTATTGAGATTATCAACAAGTGCCCTTATGGCAATGGGACGTCAGTCTTCACGACGTCGGGTCCTGCGCAACAAAAGTTCACCAAGAACGTTGATGTTGGCCAGATTGGGGTTAATGTACCTATCCCTGTGCCATTACCTATGTTCTCATTCACTGGCAGCAGGGGTTCCTTCCTAGGAGATTTGAACTTCTACGGGCAGGCAGGGCTGAATTTCCTCACTAAGCCCAAAACTATTACGAGGCTATGGAAGACTTCTGATTACGAGGATTCAGCGAAGACCACATCGATGCCAACACATACCTAG
- a CDS encoding Conserved protein involved in exocytic transport from the Golgi, whose amino-acid sequence MSSYDSLEPESSRGELSHQPSFLKRLSSFVATGSALGNFRTLEIDFDDQERELILERLSKVHGIRPAKLIGVTKPLCTWTLYYKSEDDLKYYKSRSVRGFYRAQNEIINRYQQIDKLLESGIPFSLLKNYDNEDVRDGDPLNVDEETNLLLGYNRESESREVFVAIILNSIINVVLLVAKIFVVLFSSSLSLMASLVDSVMDFLSTLIIYVSNSFAGKRDKNEYPVGRSRLEPLGVLVFSVIIIVSFIQVGNESLKKLISGDRDVVSLDKTTISVMVFTVAAKLFAYFWCKSSKNSSVVALVEDAKTDIVFNLVSLVFPALGHWLGIWWLDPLGALLLCVYVIALWASIAFVHINNLTGSAATKIDMQTIIYLILRFSESITKITSLKAYHVGDHINVEVDVICNSKLDFKEFHDLAESIQYTIELLPYVERAFVHLDYRLGNYVGHLH is encoded by the coding sequence ATGAGCAGCTACGACTCATTAGAACCAGAGTCAAGTAGGGGTGAGCTCAGTCATCAGCCTTCGTTTCTAAAACGATTGAGTTCTTTTGTTGCTACAGGAAGCGCCCTAGGGAACTTTCGCACTTTGGAAATAGATTTTGATGACCAAGAGCGGGAGTTGATATTAGAGAGGCTGTCCAAAGTACATGGGATCAGGCCGGCCAAATTGATTGGTGTGACTAAACCATTGTGTACTTGGACACTCTATTACAAAAGCgaagatgatttgaagTATTACAAGTCCCGAAGTGTTAGAGGATTCTATCGAGCCCAGAATGAAATCATCAACCGTTATCAGCAGATTGATAAACTCTTGGAAAGCGGTATCccattttcattattgaagaactacGATAATGAAGATGTGAGAGACGGCGACCCTCTGAACGTAGACgaagaaacaaatctaCTTTTGGGGTACAATAGAGAAAGTGAATCAAGGGAGGTATTTGTGGCCATAATACTCAACTCTATCATTAATGTGGTTCTTTTGGTAGCAAAAATCTTTGTTGTTTTGTTCAGTTCCTCACTCTCATTGATGGCTTCGTTAGTTGACTCCGTGATGGATTTCTTATCTACTTTGATCATATATGTTTCTAACTCTTTTGCTGGGAAAAGAGACAAGAATGAGTATCCAGTTGGAAGGTCAAGGTTGGAGCCCTTAGGAGTTCTTGTCTTTTCCGTAATCATAATTGTCTCTTTCATCCAGGTCGGAaatgaatctttgaaaaagctaaTCAGTGGCGACCGTGATGTTGTTTCTTTAGATAAAACCACTATCAGCGTCATGGTATTCACCGTAGCTGCAAAGCTATTCGCCTACTTTTGGTGCAAAAGCTCCAAGAACTCCTCTGTTGTTGCATTGGTGGAAGATGCCAAAACTGACATTGTCTTCAACTTGGTATCTTTAGTCTTTCCTGCTTTGGGCCATTGGCTGGGTATTTGGTGGCTTGACCCCCTAGGTGCTCTGTTATTATGTGTATACGTGATAGCTCTATGGGCGTCCATTGCATTTGTCCATATCAACAATTTAACTGGATCAGCAGCCACTAAAATCGATATGCAAACAATAATATACCTGATTCTTCGATTTTCAGAATCGATTACCAAAATCACCAGTCTGAAGGCATATCACGTTGGGGACCACATCAATGTTGAAGTCGACGTGATATGCAACTCCAAGTTAGACTTCAAGGAGTTCCATGATCTGGCCGAATCAATTCAATACACGATAGAACTGTTACCCTATGTCGAAAGAGCATTCGTCCATTTAGACTATAGACTGGGAAACTACGTAGGACATCTACACTAG